Proteins encoded in a region of the Carassius gibelio isolate Cgi1373 ecotype wild population from Czech Republic chromosome B5, carGib1.2-hapl.c, whole genome shotgun sequence genome:
- the LOC127958880 gene encoding mitochondrial 2-oxoglutarate/malate carrier protein codes for MAAAADTAKPRPKTSPKSIKFLFGGLAGMGATVFVQPLDLVKNRMQLSGQGSKAREYKTSFHAVASILRNEGVRGIYTGLSAGLLRQATYTTTRLGIYTILFERMSKADGTPPNFLMKALIGMTAGATGAFVGTPAEVALIRMTADGRLPADQRRGYTNVFNALIRITREEGVTTLWRGCIPTMARAVVVNAAQLASYSQSKQALLDSGYFRDDILCHFCASMISGLVTTAASMPVDIVKTRIQNMRMIDGKPEYKNGLDVLVTVIRKEGFFSLWKGFTPYYARLGPHTVLTFIFLEQMNKFYKIYFLDS; via the exons ATGGCAGCCGCAGCGGACACGGCCAAACCCAGGCCCAAAACCTCGCCCAAATCTATTAAGTTCCTCTTCGGTGGCTTGGCTGG GATGGGCGCCACTGTGTTTGTGCAGCCCCTGGACCTGGTGAAGAACCGAATGCAGTTGAGTGGTCAGGGCTCAAAGGCTCGAGAATACAAGACCAGCTTCCATGCTGTGGCCAGCATCCTTCGCAACGAGGGCGTCCGCGGTATCTACACTGG GCTTTCTGCGGGTCTGTTGAGGCAGGCTACCTATACCACGACCCGTTTGGGCATCTACACGATCCTGTTTGAGCGCATGTCCAAAGCAGACGGCACACCTCCTAACTTCTTAATGAAGGCTTTAATAGGAATGACTGCTGGGGCCACAGGGGCGTTTGTTGGGACTCCAGCTGAGGTGGCGCTTATTCGAATGACAGCTGATGGGAG GTTGCCTGCAGATCAAAGAAGGGGTTACACAAATGTCTTTAATGCCCTCATCAGAATTACAAGGGAGGAGGGAGTGACAACACTCTGGagg ggTTGCATACCCACCATGGCTAGAGCAGTTGTTGTGAACGCAGCCCAACTTGCTTCATATTCCCAGTCCAAACAAGCACTGTTGGACTCTG GATATTTCAGAGATGATATCCTGTGTCATTTCTGTGCCAGTATGATCAGTGGACTAGTCACCACTGCTGCCTCCATGCCAGTAGACATTGTTAAGACCAG aatccAGAACATGAGAATGATTGATGGGAAGCCAGAGTACAAAAATGGTTTG GATGTGTTGGTAACGGTTATAAGGAAGGAAGGATTCTTCAGTCTGTGGAAGGGTTTTACTCCTTATTACGCTCGTCTCGGGCCACACACAGTTCTCACCTTCATCTTCCTGGAGCAGATGAACAAATTCTACAAGATCTATTTCCTTGACTCCTAG